The Polaribacter sp. Q13 sequence ATCGCAAATGTACGATGGGTTTTTTAGGTTATATGTGACAAATGTCACATATAACCTATTTTTTGTAAATTATTTTTTGTTTCTATTCATAAAAGTTTAATTTTTTAAAATATCCATTTACAGGAAAGTACATGATTTAAAATAGGCATTAAAGTATAAAAAAGGATATTTTTGGCATAACTATTGAAAAATAGAAAACAAACTATTTATTATGCAAAAACAATTACTATTTATTTTATCGTTCTTAATTTTTATTTCTTGCAGTAGTGTTAAAAGTACACAAGAAGCTATTAATAATGGAAATTATGATGGAGCTATAAATATAGCTTTAGAAAACTTAAAGAAAAATAAGACTAAAAAAGGAAATCAGCCTTATGTTATTATGTTAGAACAAGCTTTTGTAAAAGCAAATTCTAAAGATTTAGCAAAAATTAATTTTTTAAAGAAAGATAATAATCCAGAAAGTCTAGAAACAATTTTCGGACTTTATGCGAATTTAAAAAATAGACAAGAAAACATAAAACCCTTATTACCTATAGCAATTTTGGAAGAAGGTAGAGATGCTGATTTTAAATTTGTTAATTATGATAATGAAATTATAGCAACAAAAAATCAATTATCGGATCATTTATATGAAAAAGCAAAAGTACTTTTTAATAGCAATGCTAAATTAGATTATAGAACTGCTTATTCTGAATTAGAATATTTAGAAAAAATAAATCCTAATTACAAAGATGTGCGTAATTTAATGGAAATTGCACATCAAAACGGATTAGATTTTGTGATTGTTTCTATGAAAAATGAAACCGAAAAGATCATTCCTAAGAAGTTAGAAGAAGATTTATTAAACTTTGATACGTATGGTTTAAATGATTTTTGGACTGTTTATCATGGAAGAAAAAGCAGACAAATAACTTATGATTTTAGTTTAGAGTTAAATCTTAGAAATATAACAGTTTCTCCGGAACAGGTTAAGGAAAAAGAAATTATCAAAGAAAGTCAAGTTAAAGATGGTTTAAAATTTCTTTTAGACGAAAAGGGAAAGAATGTTTTAGATAGTGAAGGTAATAACGTTGAGGTTGATAAAATGGTAAATATTCGTTGTTATTTATATCAATTTACGCAATTAAAAACTGCAAAAGTTGTTGGGCAAGTAAAATATGTAGATTTAATTTCTCGTCAAGTAATAGAAACGTATCCTATAGAAAGCGAGTTTATTTTTGAACACATTTATGCCAATTATAAAGGTGATAAAAGAGCTTTAGATAAATCTTATTTAGATTTAGTGGTCTTAAAAGTAGTACCTTTTCCTTCCAATGAGCAAATGGTGTATGACACCGGAGAAGATTTAAAAGAAAGACTAAAATATATTATTACTAGTAATAACTTTAGAAATTAAAAAAAGCCTCACAAATTATTGTGAGGCTTTTTATATTAAAAAAGAAAATTTATTTCTTAATATAGTTTTCTGGAATAGCAAAGTCTTTTCTAAAACCTTCCACAAAGTGAATGTTGGTTATTTTTGCACTTCCAATTTTTTTAGATAAACCATTATCTAAAGTCCATTCATAATACCCCCAATTTGAGGCAAACGGAATACCATCAATTAATTTATAATCTTCGTATTTAATGGCGTGAGGATCTGCTTCTGCAGCTGCTTTTGTTTTACCAGAAGTAACAATGTATGCAACATGCTCTAAAAGATGTGTCTTTTTATTAGTATATACAATATACCAATCATCTGGTGCATCACCAATATTTGCTTCGAAAGTTAACTTTGCCGTATCAAAATTTTGGGTAGCTTCTTTTGTTTTAAAATCGTTATTCCATTTGGTTCCTTGGTCACTAAGTTTATAAGGGTATAAGAAAAAGTAGCTCCAAGTATATGCATGAAAACGAACCCCAGGATTGTCTTTTAAACTAGGTGAAACAAAAATATTTTCTTTGTTTACATAAATTTCATCACCATTTTTATAGGTAATTTTAGCAATGTCTGAAGTGGTTGAAACAGTAACTGTTGCATCAAAAATTTCATTTCCGCCAAATTCAATTACAGCATCAAATTGAACAGCTTCTTTTGTTAAAAAAGTGTCCTTTTCATGAGCTATTTCTATTTTTTGAGCAAATGTTTTCTCTACGGGTTTCTCTTCAATTTGTTTTTTTACTTCTGGCGCTTTTTTACAGCTTACAACAAGCAATAAACTTGCAAATACTGTAATAATTGTTTTTTTCATGTGATGGGTTTAAATAAGTATTAATTGATTCTAATTTGATGTAATCGATTAAAAAATAGAAACCTTACATTTTTTTTGAAAGAAAATTAAATAACTATTCGAGAACTTAATTTTTATTCTTTGGCTCCATATTTTTTTGCAGTTTCTATCCAAAGTTCTGCAATGCCTTTTGTGTCTGCACCTAAACCTCTAGATAAATGTAATGCCACTCCCATAATTAAAACACAAGCTTTATGTACTTGCTCAAGTGTTTGTAAATTCCCAAAAGATTCTTGGGCTTTTAGTAGTAATAAATCGTTGTGTTTCTGAGCAAATTCAATAGGATTTTCTATAGGATCTGTTATTTCGGGAATCATTAAAGAATCTATCCAATTTTCACCTATTCTTTCAGCTAAGAGTTCTGGAAGTTCGTTGCCCATTTCACTCCATACCGCCAATGTTTTTGTATCGCCAGAGGCGGATAAACCACTTTCTAATAACAATTCAAAAGCAATGTCTGCAATATTTTGCATCACGGTTAAATAAGCGTCTTGTGCCTTTTCAAAAGGAGCTGCTCCTTGACCTTTTAAATAATCACCAACACTCATTTTTGGTAAATCTAACACTTCTGCACAGTCTGTTAAACAAGGAAATTGTTTTCCTTCATAAATATAATCTGCTTTGTCAAATTGTATTTGTCTTCCTAAAGGGTATAATCTACAAGCTAAAGGACGACCTTGGTGTACACTGCACCCAAAATTATCTACATATTGGCTACACGCTAATTGTCCTTTTTTATCAGGTTTACCATTAAAAGTTAATCTTATACCACCAAAATCTGTATATAAATCTCTAAATTCTTTCGGACTGATTTTTTTCTCTTTACTAAAAGATAACAATTCCCAAGGGTTTAACATAACAGCTTTTCCAAAACAACAGCTACCAGATCTAGAGCAGGTGAGTGGTAATATACTTTTAGAACTTAGTTTGGTTGTTTGCATTGTATAGGAATTGTTTGTAATAATTGAATTATATGCGGATTATAACTGCGCTATAATGCAGCTGTAATTACGTTGTTATTGTATTGTTTTTTTATGCCAAATAAAAATTGACAAAGTATGGTTGGGTG is a genomic window containing:
- a CDS encoding YkgJ family cysteine cluster protein, which encodes MQTTKLSSKSILPLTCSRSGSCCFGKAVMLNPWELLSFSKEKKISPKEFRDLYTDFGGIRLTFNGKPDKKGQLACSQYVDNFGCSVHQGRPLACRLYPLGRQIQFDKADYIYEGKQFPCLTDCAEVLDLPKMSVGDYLKGQGAAPFEKAQDAYLTVMQNIADIAFELLLESGLSASGDTKTLAVWSEMGNELPELLAERIGENWIDSLMIPEITDPIENPIEFAQKHNDLLLLKAQESFGNLQTLEQVHKACVLIMGVALHLSRGLGADTKGIAELWIETAKKYGAKE